TGGAAGGCTTACTCATTGCCCTGGACAACCTTGACGAAGTGATCAATCTGATCAGGGCCTCCAGAGACCCGGAGATTGCCCGTACTGGTTTAATTGAACGGTTCCAGTTATCAGACATTCAGGCTCGTGCTATTCTGGAGATGCGTCTTCAGCGTTTGACCGGTCTGGAGCGTGACAAGATCCAGAAAGAGTACGATGAGCTGATGAAGCTGATTGATTACCTGACTGAGGTTCTCGCCGACGAAGGCCTGCGCATGAACATCATTAAGCAGGAACTGATTGACATCAGGGAACGCTACGGTGATGAGCGCCGCACGGCCATTGAAATGGTGTCCAGTGACATCTCCCTGGAAGACATGATCCCAGATGAGAACATGGTGATCACTATTTCACATGAAGGCTATGTAAAGCGTACTGCGCTCACTGAGTACAGAAGCCAAAGCCGTGGGGGCGTAGGTTCCCGCGGGGCGGCTGCCGGTAAGCAGGATGACTTTACAGAACACTTGTTTATTGCCAGCACCCACAACTACCTACTCATCTTCACCGAGTCTGGCCGTGTGTTCTGGCTGAAGGTGTACGAGGTACCAGAAGGAGGCAAGACCACCAAAGGCCGTGCCATCCAGAACCTGATCAACATTGAGAAGGATGACAAGGTACGGGCCGTGATCAATGTGCATGGCTTAAAGAACCCAGATTATGTAATCAACAACTATCTGGTCTTCTGCACTGAGCAAGGCACTATCAAGAAAACTCCGCTGGAAGCGTATTCCAGACCAAGAGCCACAGGTATTCAGGCCATCACTATCAATGAGGGTGACCGTTTGCTGGATGTGCAACTGACCAATGGGGCCAATGATATCATCATTGCCCTGAAGTCTGGCAGAGCCGTTAGGTTCCCAGAGGAGAAAGTGCGCACCATGGGCCGTACTGCGGCCGGGGTACGCGGTATCACCTTAGCCGGACCAGACGACAAAGTAGTTGGTATGGTTTGTGTACACAACCCTGACACCAACTTATTGGTAGTATCTGAGAAAGGCTTCGGGAAACGTTCATTACTGGAGGAATACCGGATTACCAACCGGGGCGGTAAAGGCGTGAAAACCCTGAACGTAACCGAGAAAACCGGTCACCTGGTTGCCATCATGGGCGTGATTGATACAGATGACCTCATGATCATTAACAAGTCTGGCATAAGCATTCGCTTGCGCGTGGCAGATCTGCGGGTGATTGGACGGGTATCACAAGGGGTAAGGCTTTTGAGGCTAAACGAAGGCGACGAGATTTCTTCTGTGGCTAAGATTGAAGTGGAAGATAAGGCGGAAGTCATCTTAAACGAATCTGAGCTGCCACTTGATGAAACCTTGAACC
This Rufibacter radiotolerans DNA region includes the following protein-coding sequences:
- the gyrA gene encoding DNA gyrase subunit A, coding for MAENERIIPINIEDEMRGAYIDYSMSVIISRALPDVRDGLKPVHRRVLYGMSELGVSYNKAYKKSARIVGEVLGKYHPHGDSSVYDTMVRMAQPWSLRYPLVDGQGNFGSIDGDSPAAMRYTEARLKRIADELLADLEKNTVDFVPNFDDSLKEPSVFPAKFPNLLVNGTSGIAVGMATNMAPHNLTEVVNGTIAYIDDPEISIADLMKYITAPDFPTGGIIYGYDGVKNAFETGRGRVIVRARAVIETTKTGKDQIIVTEIPYMVNKAAMIEKTAGLINEKKIEGISDLRDESDRDGLRIVYDLKRDAVANVVLNNLFKYTALQSSFGVNNVALVGGRPMTLNLKDLIKHFVVHRHEVVIRRTQYELEEARKRAHILEGLLIALDNLDEVINLIRASRDPEIARTGLIERFQLSDIQARAILEMRLQRLTGLERDKIQKEYDELMKLIDYLTEVLADEGLRMNIIKQELIDIRERYGDERRTAIEMVSSDISLEDMIPDENMVITISHEGYVKRTALTEYRSQSRGGVGSRGAAAGKQDDFTEHLFIASTHNYLLIFTESGRVFWLKVYEVPEGGKTTKGRAIQNLINIEKDDKVRAVINVHGLKNPDYVINNYLVFCTEQGTIKKTPLEAYSRPRATGIQAITINEGDRLLDVQLTNGANDIIIALKSGRAVRFPEEKVRTMGRTAAGVRGITLAGPDDKVVGMVCVHNPDTNLLVVSEKGFGKRSLLEEYRITNRGGKGVKTLNVTEKTGHLVAIMGVIDTDDLMIINKSGISIRLRVADLRVIGRVSQGVRLLRLNEGDEISSVAKIEVEDKAEVILNESELPLDETLNPEDLIDPETATDLTGPETISEN